The proteins below come from a single Plantactinospora sp. KBS50 genomic window:
- a CDS encoding MbtH family protein, whose product MSDEKRYQVVINDEEQYSIWPAEQQPPAGWRADGTVGTQTECVEHIDQV is encoded by the coding sequence ATGTCAGACGAAAAGCGCTACCAGGTCGTCATCAACGACGAGGAGCAGTACTCGATCTGGCCCGCCGAGCAGCAGCCGCCGGCCGGCTGGCGCGCGGACGGCACCGTCGGCACGCAGACCGAGTGCGTTGAGCACATCGACCAGGTGTGA
- a CDS encoding ATP-binding protein gives MPTPHLIPRRAAAQVDAALADTRVVLISGARQAGKSTLVRLVAGDRLAERRDLDRAQDRAAAIADPVGFVDSSELLVIDEIQRAPELLLAIKAAVDEDPRPGRYLLTGSSRLFGMVAAPDALPGRMETVELWPFSQGELDAAPDGFVDAVFALGPDLRHESDVTRADYAARIVRGGLPEATTRTDPRRRQRFLDAYVQALIDRDVRQLSDIQHKGELRKLVRLLAARSATIIAANSLESALGLSRPTIARYLQALEEIFLIKRIPGWSRNLGTRATAAPKLIFVDSGIAANEIATDARALLRPGAPFGPLLESFVLSELSRQLTWSEQFVDLSHYRDQSRYEVDAVLENRTGQVVGIEVKAATTVGPDDFRGLRRLADRLGDDFIAGIVLYTGTSTLPFGDRLRAMPVSTLWQAPAPTAD, from the coding sequence GTGCCCACACCGCACCTGATCCCCCGCCGCGCCGCCGCGCAGGTCGATGCCGCTCTGGCGGACACCCGCGTCGTCTTGATCAGCGGAGCACGCCAAGCAGGCAAGAGCACCCTGGTCCGCCTCGTTGCCGGCGATCGTCTGGCCGAGCGCCGCGATCTTGATCGGGCTCAGGACCGGGCAGCGGCGATCGCCGATCCCGTCGGGTTCGTGGACTCCTCCGAACTCCTTGTCATCGACGAGATCCAACGCGCTCCGGAACTCCTGTTGGCCATCAAGGCTGCCGTCGACGAGGATCCCCGTCCTGGCCGGTACCTGCTCACCGGATCATCACGGCTGTTCGGCATGGTGGCTGCCCCGGACGCGTTGCCCGGCCGGATGGAGACCGTGGAGCTCTGGCCGTTCTCCCAAGGCGAACTCGACGCAGCGCCGGACGGATTCGTCGACGCCGTCTTCGCGCTCGGCCCTGACCTACGACACGAATCGGACGTGACCCGCGCCGACTACGCGGCCCGAATCGTGCGCGGCGGCCTACCCGAGGCCACCACCCGCACCGACCCACGCCGCCGCCAACGGTTCCTCGACGCCTACGTCCAGGCGCTCATCGACCGCGACGTCCGGCAACTGTCCGACATCCAGCACAAGGGCGAGCTACGCAAACTGGTACGCCTGCTCGCGGCCAGATCCGCGACCATCATCGCCGCAAACTCCCTCGAATCCGCCCTCGGACTCAGTCGACCGACGATCGCCCGCTACCTCCAAGCCCTGGAAGAGATCTTCCTGATCAAACGGATCCCCGGCTGGTCCCGCAACCTGGGCACCCGCGCCACCGCCGCGCCAAAACTGATCTTCGTCGACTCGGGCATCGCCGCCAACGAGATCGCGACCGACGCCCGGGCACTGCTCCGGCCGGGCGCACCGTTCGGTCCGCTGCTCGAGTCATTTGTCCTGTCCGAGCTGTCCCGGCAGCTCACCTGGTCCGAGCAGTTCGTCGACCTGTCCCACTACCGGGACCAGAGCAGGTACGAAGTCGACGCGGTGCTGGAGAACCGAACCGGCCAGGTGGTCGGAATCGAAGTCAAAGCTGCCACCACCGTCGGACCCGACGACTTCCGCGGTCTACGCCGACTCGCCGACCGCCTCGGCGACGACTTCATCGCCGGCATCGTCCTCTATACCGGAACCTCCACGCTGCCGTTCGGCGACAGACTCCGCGCCATGCCGGTCAGTACCCTGTGGCAGGCTCCTGCCCCGACAGCGGACTGA